One genomic segment of Scophthalmus maximus strain ysfricsl-2021 chromosome 3, ASM2237912v1, whole genome shotgun sequence includes these proteins:
- the spen gene encoding msx2-interacting protein: protein IRKRTLQLIYAHEVPCPEAEDYILHCATILLRFFSPLHSTFLPIFFCSQSSVSLDCIWNYRSSYHSLKRTAESRERAYDHSAYGHHERPGSSFDRQRHYETDYYRDARERTLSTAGSGSGTSSGSSTTVSSGVVGTIVSAVAVNAGTSGPTGAATGGSGGSTSSAVGFYRSHSRSPCRFETPESRYESRTREPFTLASVVHRDLYREDRGRRGERSYRHSRSRSPHSTHSRNPSPQRLASQATRPARSNSGSGSRSRSSSSDSVSSTSSSTSGSDSSSSSSDDSPARSVQSAAVPAPSALPLSSLDKDEPRKSFGIKVQNLPVRSTDTSLKDGLFHEFKKHGKVTSVQIHGASEERYGLVFFRQQEDQEKALGASKGKLFFGMQIEVTAWSGPETESENEFRPLDERIDEFHPKATRTLFIGNLEKTTTYHDLLNIFQRFGEIVDIDIKKVNGAPQYAFLQYCDIASVCKAIKKMDGEYLGNNRLKLGFGKSMPTTCVWLDGLASNTTEQFLTRHFCRYGHVVKVVFDRMKGMALILYNNIEYAQAAVKDTKGWKIGGSKIKVDFANQESQMAFYRSMQASGQDIRDFYDILTERSRDDRRTQYEFQAERQYYENVRTPGTFTEDPRRKYPARSREFYTEWDPYQGDYYDPQYFEDPREYREYRADPYEQDIRKYSYLQRERERERERFETDRGRDHGRRTIERSQSPSHIATRRPASPTASPSLSERIPSDSDRRICCRSSDRSGSCSSVSPPRFEKLEKTRSERYNKSEKLEKDRLFEVEKGNLVDKEKRAGCKDRADKDKSEKQRLKKHKVASPIIQACETEPELERDVSPESVLRSKNSKIPKESLSKGRIDLLPCVVQLTRVKEKEGKLIGHGIHEKPVQRGGNDSPRLASPPAEQRSPPFRSEPSKGDNSKHVKVPRDKNMQSLVEVIDKDAKIKSKKHGKSEIGSDSGISGDIDRLAARKRRFEDSGKTDRQKKTSEEDLGRPGLHKLWNNIKDTDLDKNLLVKGMHKKEHHKDKCMRMVPVNSPKDGQDCESNPVGLSLERQSRSGELSEDSADQLDSTYLKMDLDGSKSENSSSLTKISDDGSPDLDELKEQKQGLFENEQGRGKVRDSDDRDEHFAHIDPANICTKKTEQIQWLRPKLGDPDKLVKLENPPSNETCDFEKDYVLHDIGKPIQDVGNDDFSSCKRKKLENFDFEIVTAKSERNFASSQKLNEVIYQSMTSSVGIGHYSANEEDETAPISVSVINKERKSSPTTDDTFSHTESIKNSVSLTSRHLQSSGTELPKLKTTFLGCDEELVQQWERRIKSDSQRMEMTFPSDNAKPESIRKCLGQDLEPGEVQSDSDDDIENKRISPKSNSSLSYILRERDERMTDLKLSGSLEKNKFYSFALDKTITPDTKALLERAKTLYSSREDNWSFLPSRFPTSHSCSDKDKVELAPRPIPSWYMKKKKIRTDSEEKLHSKKEELKPQDQERQELFASRFLHSSIFEQDSRRLQHLERKDQDLETGIGSPFAKPGATESQPESRGGDIPQEPIVLFHSRFLELQQQKDKDHTPPDTEDDSIVAELKRDQVQNYENVLSDKESEPLLKVEDKPASPQLTLLVSPFVHSPKEMSPEKREFLTPPPAQPMPIVKEEKVESLIEVSPPHSLPMEDFKLVAPKLTIASPVGLSEPEKQKDIKIESNEPKLKMCDSFVSGTIVEDKPPTPGGSLSGFERDNAESAYSDYPKIEEKSEIESLPKVENQETKHIEESEKTETDSESCMPELEAEIKPLPNRRQTKSKRAKPLSVLRSSQTSQNVATEKPATRKSERIDREKLKRASSPRAEAPKAPFESKATSKSPVHASDSEQTLESSLIHGRTRRRNVRSVYATLQEDDQAAKEVVESARSMRKRTDKELIQQDVQIPTTIARRGRPPKRAIRRGEDASPVKGDQQKLMEEDGEVKEATSTIEVVKASEGWRSPRTQKVQQMHLTQCAPLNKKGSRTDKQSGSTTEPAEEADLATHEESELKPKAEPDFFIKLPETTENASPPVQRKEKDQKDSVGKKSTDCENVDTSSSERRQSEKSVKMKTPRVKRNAKQITEDKSHSLKNLEIRVSVDDVKGLLRSEDRAPETFETPAITKIKTVVKENEETKAIGFPKESKELNLQEDSLLEPEFPADPVATLLAQQKELEQAVENIAKLTVEQPTRPYKEPPTGQPTVLPPVIVEPESEVEEEKPAIPANETELAAAIDSITAEETCADADGFTAPPTYTAIIPTPESLISPSSNEIMEPQTHMAINNILAADSDDGPRTPSPKGPVTEVNAADHSPLFETPKKTGKVRAKTPKKSRSRKGVANKKGDIVEEVSQPEPSPVKLPESIPEDPEIINSKAVTVTAGSTAAASVVTAVATCRRDVTSSIIVDTPKEAEQPEVEQPVPKESAFHSGTSNISSCTKHHQAAEPSTPTLAPARPQAVSQFSVPLLRPAKMPLMPDWPQRSEESRIYVAPSCHVTVVTSSVPTSTTLGGTPSTNPPMPPDTKASDIDPSSSTLRKILMEPKYVSASNSNSIPTTMVTSVLSDASRMSESENRSDTVGSRPLHSEERPPFPIQPLHHKPSPLTESQQNCGDKTQHTIISPATSVISRIPIPYDTEETPRISLSNRSMGLSIPKQKFRSNSNENNRYHGMDVIEDGTRGRSVVETTPYTTGSGPGLRVNTSEGVVVLSYSGQKTEGPHRMRAKISQIPQASAGDIEFQQSVSKSQIKQEPLITLSQSPTPKVASTPSPYGHTGVLLTSQSYNSQPVISSTKQESLGGDKSETPYHTASQGGVVKMFQQPVSSPQVLIYNQAVIQHQHAKRGLGTEPLPKKMDIGKTVQQSNLSPVMSPHHPSLSGTRMSPSPGIPTDRSALHLKQEPQSPRTAVHSPSPFAKGCPPSGSPIGTSVVLGHGMPQMSTYHSSMHHPHAEQSSVIIQPHSVTQSMTHEARMNTSPMSGINYGRRGDALSSPHQGLPQRSNTPQPNVIRDMVLQSHSSPQGSISGGCNSSINEEDPRHFNQALSRPSVPQIQSDVMMIHSDHRGLHSSIRMDQYRDMHQRMLMHQQLGEQAAVDARQSRTSETGTSSSNISGPSKSPIVGKPIELSAKESLKPPEGKLIHPPTSESRIRAVHTSSPVMVSPHPHGVQLMHTGGAGSFPVYRDMRGFPSQFPGHPSSGHSLAKQGIASSQVPPEPDLGHRGNMSQAHGGGSDSKLEGSHLRHATSTDLSHISRITGDTVSPSYQSPMASPMSLTHKPDMSLQKGPPAFLPVPQPAVPPSSSLQSRPDAKLEHSGHRSIDMVQLLTKYPIVWQGLLALKNDQAAVQLHFVSGNTLLAQRSLPPPEGGPLLRIVQRMRLEASQLDSVARRMTVENDYCLLLALPCGRDQDDVLGQTQFLKSGFITYLQAKQAAGIINVPNPGSNQPAYVVQIFPPCEFSESHLSRLAPDLLNSISSISPHLMIVIASV from the exons GACTGCTGAAAGTCGGGAGCGGGCATACGATCACAGTGCCTACGGACATCACGAGCGTCCTGGTAGCAGTTTCGACCGCCAGCGGCACTACGAAACAGACTATTATCGGGATGCGAGAGAAAGGACTCTAAGCACAGCGGGGAGTGGGTCTGGAACCTCCAGTGGAAGCAGTACAACAGTGTCGTCGGGAGTTGTTGGAACTATCGTTAGCGCCGTTGCTGTCAACGCGGGAACAAGTGGGCCAACAGGGGCCGCGACGGGAGGTAGCGGAGGATCTACATCCAGCGCGGTCGGCTTCTACCGATCCCACAGCAGGAGCCCATGTCGCTTTGAGACGCCCGAGTCTCGCTACGAGTCTCGCACCAGGGAACCTTTCACTTTGGCCAGTGTGGTTCACAGGGACCTTTACCGGGAGGACAGGGGTCGGCGCGGGGAGCGGTCGTACCGCCACAGTCGCAGCCGATCGCCGCACTCAACGCATTCGCGGAACCCCTCTCCTCAGAGACTGGCGAGTCAGGCAACCCGTCCGGCGCGCTCCAACAGTGGGTCAGGCTCCCGCAGTCGCTCCTCCAGTTCCGACTCGGTCAGCAgtaccagcagcagcacgagtGGCAG TGATTCTAGCAGTAGTTCAAGTGATGACTCCCCGGCACGTTCAGTGCAGTCTGCTGCTGTTCCTGCGCCCTCAGCACTTCCTTTATCCTCCCTTGACAAGGATGAGCCACGTAAAAGCTTTGGCATCAAGGTCCAAAATCTTCCAGTGCGCTCTACAG ATACAAGCCTTAAGGATGGTTTGTTCCATGAATTTAAGAAGCATGGAAAGGTCACATCTGTACAAATCCATGGAGCTTCAGAGGAACGCTACGGGCTTGTGTTTTTCCGCCAGCAAGAGGACCAAGAGAAAGCACTTGGAGCATCAAAGGGGAAGCTTTTTTTTGGCATGCAAATTGAAGTCACAGCCTGGAGTGGCCCCG agactGAAAGTGAAAACGAGTTTAGGCCCTTGGATGAGAGGATAGACGAGTTTCATCCAAAGGCCACACGTACGTTATTCATTGGAAACCTGGAGAAGACCACCACTTACCATGACCTGCTCAATATCTTTCAACGCTTCGGAGAAATAGTG GATATTGACATTAAGAAGGTGAATGGAGCTCCACAGTATGCCTTCCTACAATACTGTGACATTGCCAGTGTGTGCAAGGCCATAAAGAAGATGGATGGCGAGTACCTTGGTAACAACAGACTAAAG CTCGGTTTTGGAAAGAGTATGCCTACGACGTGTGTTTGGTTGGATGGATTAGCATCAAATACAACTGAGCAGTTTCTCACACGTCATTTCTGCCGCTATGGACATGTTGTCAAG GTTGTTTTTGACAGAATGAAAGGAATGGCCCTTATCCTTTATAACAACATTGAATATGCACAAGCTGCTGTCAAAGACACAAAGGGGTGGAAGATAGGGGGCAGTAAAATCAAG GTGGACTTTGCCAATCAGGAAAGTCAGATGGCTTTCTATCGTTCAATGCAGGCATCCGGCCAGGATATTCGAGACTTTTATGACATTCTCACTGAAAGAAG CAGGGATGACCGACGAACTCAATATGAATTTCAAGCAGAAAGACAATATTATGAAAACGTAAGAACACCAGGAACATTTACAGAAGATCCACGTCGTAAATACCCTGCTAGAAGCCGGGAGTTCTACACTGAATGGGACCCATATCAAGGGGATTACTATGATCCACAATACTTTGAAGACCCACGGGAGTATCGGGAATACAGAGCTGACCCCTATGAGCAGGACATTCGCAAATACAGCTATTTGCAACGGGAacgtgaaagagagagggagcgattTGAAACAGATCGTGGACGTGATCATGGGAGGAGGACCATTGAGCGTAGCCAAAGCCCATCTCACATTGCCACTCGTCGCCCTGCCAGCCCCACTGCATCTCCTTCACTTTCTGAGAGGATACCAAGTGATTCAGATCGTCGTATTTGCTGTCGATCTTCTGACAGAAGTGGTAGCTGCAGTTCAGTTTCTCCGCCCAGATTTGAAAAGCTTGAAAAAACCCGCTCTGAAAGGTATAATAAATCTGAAAAACTTGAGAAGGATCGGCTTTTTGAAGTTGAAAAAGGGAATTTGGTTGATAAGGAGAAGCGGGCTGGATGTAAGGATCGTGCGGACAAGGACAAAAGTGAGAAACAGAGGCTAAAGAAGCACAAAGTTGCATCACCTATTATCCAAGCATGTGAGACAGAACCTGAGCTTGAAAGAGATGTTAGCCCTGAGTCTGTCCTTCGgagtaaaaacagtaaaattcCAAAGGAAAGCTTGAGCAAAGGAAGGATAGACCTTTTGCCTTGTGTTGTGCAGTTAACACGtgttaaagaaaaagagggaaaattgATTGGTCATGGTATTCATGAAAAACCGGTACAGAGGGGTGGGAATGACAGTCCTAGATTGGCATCACCTCCAGCTGAACAGAGGAGTCCTCCATTCCGCTCAGAACCATCGAAAGGTGATAACTCTAAGCATGTAAAAGTGCCCAGAGACAAGAATATGCAAAGTTTGGTGGAAGTTATTGACAAGGATgctaaaatcaaatcaaaaaaacatggaaaatctgAAATTGGATCTGATAGTGGTATTTCTGGGGATATTGACCGTTTAGCTGCAAGGAAAAGGCGCTTTGAAGATTCAGGTAAAACTGATCGACAAAAGAAAACTAGTGAGGAGGACCTTGGAAGACCTGGACTTCATAAATTATGGAACAATATCAAGGATACAGATTTGGATAAGAATCTTTTGGTAAAAGGGATGCATAAAAAGGAACACCACAAGGATAAATGTATGCGGATGGTCCCAGTTAACAGTCCTAAAGATGGACAAGACTGTGAAAGCAACCCTGTTGGCCTATCTTTGGAACGTCAGTCACGGTCTGGGGAGCTATCTGAAGATTCTGCAGATCAATTAGATTCTACCTACCTTAAAATGGATTTAGATGGTTCAAAAAGTGAAAACTCCTCCAGTCTCACAAAGATATCAGATGACGGCAGTCCAGATCTGGATGAATTAAAGGAACAGAAACAgggtttgtttgaaaatgaacaagGGAGAGGGAAGGTCAGAGACTCTGATGACAGAGATGAACACTTTGCACACATTGACCCGGCTaatatttgtacaaaaaaaactgaacagattCAATGGCTTCGCCCCAAGCTTGGCGATCCTGATAAATTAGTTAAGCTTGAAAACCCACCAAGTAATGAGACTTGTGACTTTGAAAAGGATTATGTCTTGCATGATATTGGAAAACCAATTCAAGATGTGGGCAATGATGACTTCTCCTCCTGTAAACGAAAGAAACTggagaattttgactttgaaatagTGACCGCAAAAAGTGAGCGTAATTTTGCAAGTTCACAAAAGTTGAACGAGGTCATTTATCAAAGTATGACATCCTCAGTAGGGATCGGGCACTATTCTGCAAATGAGGAAGATGAAACTGCCCCGATTTCTGTGTCAGTTATtaacaaggaaagaaaatccTCTCCAACAACAGATgatacattttcacacacagagTCAATAAAAAACAGCGTGAGCTTGACATCCAGACATTTGCAGTCTTCTGGCACTGAGCTACCAAAACTTAAGACAACCTTTCTTGGATGTGATGAAGAGTTAGTGCAACAATGGGAAAGAAGAATCAAGTCTGATTCACAGAGAATGGAAATGACTTTCCCAAGTGATAATGCAAAACCAGAAAGTATCCGTAAGTGCCTTGGCCAGGATTTAGAACCTGGTGAGGTACAGTCTGATTCCGATGATGACATAGAAAACAAACGCATATCTCCCAAGTCCAATAGCTCCTTGTCTTATATCCTCAGGGAACGTGACGAGAGAATGACAGACCTTAAACTTTCAGGGTCCTTGGAAAAGAATAAGTTTTATTCTTTTGCATTAGACAAAACTATAACTCCTGATACGAAAGCACTCCTTGAAAGAGCCAAGACGCTGTATTCCTCCAGGGAAGATAATTGGTCCTTTCTTCCCTCACGCTTTCCAACCTCCCACAGCTGTTCAGATAAGGACAAGGTAGAGTTAGCACCTCGACCTATTCCTTCTTGGtatatgaaaaagaagaagattcgTACTGACTCTGAAGAAAAGCTGCACAGTAAAAAGGAGGAACTGAAGCCACAGGACCAAGAGCGTCAGGAACTGTTTGCCTCTCGCTTCCTGCACAGCTCAATCTTTGAGCAAGATTCCAGGCGTTTGCAGCATCTTGAACGTAAAGACCAAGATTTAGAAACTGGAATTGGAAGCCCTTTTGCTAAGCCAGGTGCTACTGAGTCGCAGCCTGAATCCAGGGGAGGTGACATCCCACAAGAGCCCATAGTTCTTTTCCACAGTCGTTTTTTGGAGCTTCAGCAACAAAAGGACAAAGACCATACCCCACCTGATACTGAGGATGATTCAATAGTGGCAGAGCTTAAAAGAGATCAAGTtcagaattatgaaaatgtgcTGTCTGATAAGGAATCTGAGCCACTGCTGAAGGTTGAAGACAAACCAGCCAGCCCCCAATTAACTTTGTTGGTTTCGCCATTTGTTCATTCCCCTAAAGAAATGTCTCCAGAGAAGAGAGAGTTTCTTACTCCACCCCCAGCTCAACCTATGCCAAttgtcaaagaagaaaaagttgagTCACTTATTGAGGTGTCTCCACCTCATTCTCTTCCTATGGAAGACTTCAAGTTAGTTGCTCCTAAGCTAACCATAGCCTCTCCAGTTGGCCTCTCAGAACCAGAAAAGCAAAAGGACATAAAAATAGAGTCAAATGAACCTAAACTAAAAATGTGTGATAGTTTTGTCAGTGGAACTATTGTGGAAGATAAGCCTCCCACTCCTGGTGGTTCCCTAAGTGGATTTGAAAGAGATAATGCAGAATCAGCTTATTCTGACTATCCAAAGAttgaagaaaaatctgaaattgaGTCACTACCCAAAGTAGAAAatcaggaaacaaaacacattgaggaaTCAGAAAAGACTGAGACAGATAGTGAGTCGTGTATGCCAGAACTAGAAGCTGAAATAAAACCATTACCAAACCGCAGACAGACGAAGAGTAAAAGGGCAAAACCACTATCAGTATTGCGTAGCTCACAGACTTCCCAAAATGTTGCTACTGAGAAACCTGCAACACGAAAGAGTGAACGGATTGACAGAGAGAAACTCAAAAGGGCCTCATCTCCTCGAGCAGAAGCACCAAAAGCACCATTTGAATCTAAGGCCACATCCAAATCACCAGTTCATGCATCAGACTCTGAACAGACCCTTGAGTCAAGTTTGATACATGGGAGGACACGTCGCAGGAATGTACGGTCTGTCTATGCCACACTGCAAGAAGATGACCAAGCTGCCAAAGAGGTAGTTGAGTCAGCACGCTCCATGCGCAAACGTACTGATAAAGAACTGATACAGCAAGATGTTCAAATTCCAACTACCATTGCTAGGCGAGGACGTCCACCTAAGAGAGCCATTAGACGAGGTGAGGATGCCTCACCAGTGAAAGGGGATCAGCAGAAATTGAtggaagaagatggagaagttAAAGAGGCCACAAGTACTATAGAAGTTGTTAAAGCCTCTGAAGGGTGGCGTTCACCCCGCACACAGAAGGTGCAACAAATGCACCTAACTCAATGTGCTCCACTTAACAAGAAAGGTAGTAGAACAGACAAACAGTCTGGCAGCACAACAGAGCCAGCTGAAGAAGCCGATCTAGCAACTCATGAGGAGTCAGAGCTTAAGCCTAAAGCTGAACCAGACTTCTTTATAAAGTTAcctgaaacaacagaaaatgcAAGTCCACCAgtgcaaagaaaggaaaaagatcaAAAAGATTCTGTTGGAAAGAAATCTACTGATTGTGAGAATGTAGACACCAGCTCCTCTGAGAGAAGACAGTCtgaaaaaagtgttaaaatgaaaacaccaagGGTGAAAAGAAATGCCAAGCAGATCACTGAAGATAAATCACACAGCTTAAAGAATCTTGAGATCCGTGTAAGCGTTGATGACGTAAAAGGTTTACTTCGTTCAGAGGACCGTGCGCCTGAGACATTTGAAACTCCTGCTattacaaaaatcaaaacagtgGTAAAAGAGAACGAGGAAACCAAGGCAATAGGCTTTCCAAAAGAATCAAAAGAGCTTAACTTACAGGAGGACTCTCTATTAGAGCCGGAATTTCCTGCTGATCCAGTTGCTACTCTGTTAGCACAGCAGAAAGAACTAGAGCAGGCAGTCGAAAATATTGCCAAACTTACAGTTGAACAACCTACTCGGCCATACAAGGAACCACCAACAGGGCAACCTACCGTATTGCCTCCTGTCATAGTGGAGCCAGAAAGTGAGGTTGAGGAGGAAAAGCCAGCTATTCCTGCAAATGAAACTGAACTTGCGGCCGCTATTGATTCCATTACAGCAGAAGAAACATGTGCAGATGCTGATGGGTTCACAGCTCCTCCTACATACACTGCTATTATTCCTACCCCTGAATCTTTGATATCCCCCTCCTCTAATGAGATTATGgaacctcaaacacacatggcGATCAACAATATTCTTGCAGCAGACTCCGATGATGGTCCCCGAACACCCAGCCCAAAGGGGCCGGTGACAGAAGTAAATGCAGCTGATCACTCCCCTCTATTTGAAACACccaagaaaacaggaaaagtaAGAGCAAAAACCCCAAAGAAGTCAAGAAGTCGTAAAGGTGTAGCTAACAAGAAGGGGGATATTGTTGAAGAAGTTTCACAACCAGAACCCTCTCCAGTCAAGTTACCTGAGTCGATCCCAGAAGACCCAGAAATCATTAATTCAAAAGCAGTTACTGTTACAGCAGGATCAACTGCGGCAGCCTCAGTGGTCACTGCTGTTGCAACTTGTAGGCGTGACGTCACGAGTTCTATAATTGTAGACACGCCCAAAGAGGCAGAACAGCCTGAGGTTGAACAGCCTGTACCCAAAGAATCTGCGTTCCATTCTGGCACAAGCAACATCTCCAGTTGTACAAAGCATCATCAAGCAGCAGAGCCGTCTACCCCTACTCTTGCCCCTGCTCGCCCACAGGCTGTATCCCAGTTCAGTGTACCCCTGCTGCGGCCAGCCAAAATGCCACTTATGCCTGACTGGCCTCAAAGATCTGAAGAGAGTAGAATCTATGTTGCGCCTTCATGTCATGTTACCGTGGTAACTTCCTCTGTTCCAACATCAACTACACTAGGTGGAACCCCTTCAACGAATCCCCCAATGCCCCCTGACACCAAGGCTTCAGATATTGACCCCAGTTCTAGTACCTTAAGAAAAATTCTAATGGAACCCAAATACGTTTCTGCATCGAACAGCAATTCTATACCTACCACAATGGTGACATCTGTACTGTCAGATGCTTCACGGATGTCAGAGAGTGAAAATCGCTCTGATACAGTTGGTTCAAGACCGTTGCATTCAGAAGAGAGACCACCTTTCCCCATCCAGCCCTTACACCACAAACCATCTCCCCTGACCGAGTCCCAGCAGAACTGTGGAGATAAGACCCAGCACACAATTATTTCTCCTGCTACCTCAGTAATAAGTCGAATTCCAATACCTTACGATACAGAAGAAACTCCACGAATTTCCCTAAGCAACAGAAGCATGGGCTTATCTATTCCAAAGCAAAAATTTAGATCAAACTCCAATGAGAATAATCGCTACCATGGCATGGATGTCATAGAAGATGGAACTAGAGGGCGCTCGGTTGTTGAGACCACTCCCTACACTACAGGCTCCGGTCCAGGCCTAAGGGTCAATACATCAGAGGGTGTTGTTGTTCTGAGTTATTCAGGTCAGAAAACTGAGGGGCCTCATAGGATGAGAGCCAAGATTAGTCAAATCCCTCAAGCCAGTGCTGGCGATATAGAGTTTCAACAATCGGTGTCCAAATCTCAGATAAAGCAAGAGCCACTAATCACATTGTCTCAGTCGCCTACCCCCAAAGTAGCTTCAACTCCTTCACCTTATGGGCACACAGGGGTCCTCTTGACCAGCCAGTCCTATAATTCTCAACCTGTCATTTCCAGTACCAAACAGGAGAGTCTTGGTGGTGACAAATCTGAAACTCCATATCACACAGCATCCCAGGGTGGTGTGGTAAAGATGTTCCAACAGCCAGTTAGTTCTCCTCAAGTTTTGATTTACAACCAAGCTGTGATACAGCACCAGCATGCCAAGAGAGGACTAGGGACAGAACCTCTACCAAAAAAGATGGACATTGGCAAAACTGTTCAGCAGTCTAACCTCAGCCCAGTAATGAGTCCACACCACCCATCGCTATCTGGAACCCGCATGAGCCCCAGCCCTGGCATCCCAACTGATCGGTCAGCTCTGCACCTTAAGCAAGAACCCCAGTCTCCACGAACAGCTGTTCACTCTCCTTCACCCTTTGCCAAAGGCTGTCCCCCGAGTGGTTCCCCTATTGGAACTTCTGTTGTTCTGGGTCATGGCATGCCCCAAATGTCTACATATCATTCTAGTATGCATCACCCACACGCTGAACAGTCCTCTGTTATTATTCAACCTCACAGTGTCACACAGTCAATGACTCATGAAGCGAGGATGAATACCTCACCAATGTCTGGTATAAACTATGGAAGGCGAGGTGACGCCCTGTCTTCTCCCCACCAAGGGCTTCCGCAGCGCTCAAACACACCACAGCCTAATGTGATCCGTGATATGGTACTCCAGTCACATTCAAGTCCTCAAGGATCAATTTCAGGTGGTTGCAACAGCAGTATAAATGAAGAAGACCCCCGACACTTTAACCAAGCCCTTAGCAGACCATCAGTGCCCCAGATTCAGTCCGATGTAATGATGATTCACAGTGATCACAGAGGGCTCCACTCAAGCATACGCATGGACCAGTACAGAGATATGCACCAGCGCATGCTCATGCACCAGCAACTGGGAGAGCAGGCTGCTGTAGATGCAAGACAGTCACGCACCTCTGAGACTGGAACATCTTCAAGCAACATCTCTGGGCCTTCAAAGAGTCCTATAGTGGGGAAGCCCATCGAACTTTCCGCAAAAGAATCACTCAAACCACCAGAAGGAAAGCTGATACATCCACCCACCAGTGAAAGTAGAATCCGGGCGGTCCATACATCTAGTCCTGTCATGGTGTCCCCTCACCCTCACGGGGTTCAGCTGATGCACACCGGAGGCGCCGGCTCCTTTCCAGTATATCGGGACATGCGGGGCTTCCCATCTCAGTTTCCTGGACATCCTTCGTCGGGACACAGCCTGGCTAAACAAGGAATTGCATCTTCACAG gtcCCTCCGGAGCCTGACCTGGGTCACAGGGGCAACATGTCTCAGGCACACGGGGGAGGAAGTGATTCCAAGCTTGAAGGTTCTCATCTTCGCCACGCTACCTCTACTGACCTCTCCCATATTTCCAGAATAACAGGGGATACAGTCTCCCCCTCATACCAGTCTCCCATGGCATCCCCCATGAGTCTTACTCACAAGCCAGATATGTCTCTACAAAAGGGCCCCCCAGCCTTCTTGCCAGTACCTCAGCCCGCAGTACCTCCATCAAGTTCACTGCAGTCACGGCCTGACGCTAAGCTGGAACATTCAGGACACCGTTCCATTGACATGGTGCAGCTTTTGACG AAATATCCTATTGTATGGCAAGGCCTGTTGGCACTGAAGAACGACCAGGCTGCAGTCCAGTTGCACTTTGTTTCTGGCAACACTCTGCTTGCCCAGCGCTCTCTGCCGCCCCCAGAGGGAGGTCCTCTTCTCCGAATTGTCCAAAGGATGAGGCTTGAGGCTTCCCAGTTGGACAGCGTGGCACGCAGAATGACT GTGGAGAATGACTACTGTCTGCTACTGGCTCTACCCTGTGGACGAGACCAAGATGATGTCCTTGGTCAAACCCAATTCTTGAAAAGTGGCTTCATTACCTACCTGCAAGCCAAACAGGCAGCTGGAATCATCAATGTGCCCAACCCTGGCTCTAATCAG CCAGCTTATGTGGTGCAGATTTTCCCACCGTGTGAATTCTCGGAGAGTCACCTTTCGCGCCTCGCACCAGATCTTCTCAACAGCATCTCCAGCATTTCCCCTCACCTCATGATTGTCATCGCCTCGGTTTAA